In Agelaius phoeniceus isolate bAgePho1 chromosome 18, bAgePho1.hap1, whole genome shotgun sequence, one genomic interval encodes:
- the CRYBB1 gene encoding beta-crystallin B1 yields MSETTKPAAPGQAADDKEKAAPAPTPSLDPAPVANSKGEEPSPEAFRIVVFDQENFQGRQMEFTAECLNLADRGFDRVRSVIVTSGPWVAYEQANMRGEMFILEKGEYPRWDTWSSSYRSDCFMSMRPIKMEAEDHKISLYESADFKGNKMEIQEDDVPSLWAYGFCDRVGSVQVPSGTWVGYQYPGYRGYQYLFETGDFRHWNEWSAFQPQIQSIRRIRDMQWDQKGTFVTPDAPSD; encoded by the exons ATGTCTGAGACCACAAAACCCGCTGCTCCCGGCCAGGCTGCGGATGACAAGGagaaggcagctcctgctccaacCCCATCCCTCGACCCTGCTCCTGTCGCAAACAGCAAGGGCGAGGAGCCCTCTCCAGAAGCCTTCAGG ATTGTTGTCTTCGACCAGGAGAACTTCCAGGGCAGGCAGATGGAGTTCACCGCCGAGTGCCTGAACCTGGCTGACCGTGGCTTCGACCGGGTGCGCAGTGTCATTGTCACCTCTGGACC CTGGGTGGCCTACGAGCAGGCCAACATGCGTGGGGAGatgttcatcctggagaagggcGAGTACCCTCGCTGGGACACCTGGTCCAGCAGCTACCGGAGCGACTGCTTCATGTCCATGCGTCCCATCAAAATG GAAGCTGAGGACCACAAAATCTCCCTCTACGAGTCTGCTGACTTCAAGGGCAACAAGATGGAAATCCAGGAGGACGACGTGCCCAGCCTCTGGGCTTATGGCTTCTGCGACCGCGTGGGCAGCGTGCAGGTGCCCAGTGGAAC CTGGGTCGGGTACCAGTACCCTGGCTACAGAGGCTACCAGTACCTCTTTGAGACCGGAGACTTCCGACACTGGAATGAGTGGTCTGCCTTCCAGCCCCAGATCCAGTCCATCCGCCGCATCCGGGACATGCAGTGGGACCAGAAGGGCACCTTTGTCACCCCCGACGCGCCCTCCGACTGA
- the CRYBA4 gene encoding beta-crystallin A4 yields the protein MSHRCKKSSGLWKMVVWDEPFFQGKRHEFTTDCYSTPEHGFSTVRSCKIESGAWAGFEHCGFQGQQFVLERGEYPCWEAWSGSNAYHVERMCSFRPIACADHGRSRLMLFEEENFQGKRAEMSDDCPSLPALGWGSSTVGSFLVRSGAWVCSQYPGYRGFQYLLESDSPAGEYKHVREWGSHAQTGQVQSIRRVQQ from the exons ATGAGCCACCGCTGCAAGAAATCCTCCGGTCTCTGGAAG ATGGTGGTGTGGGATGAGCCTTTCttccagggcaagaggcacgAGTTCACCACCGACTGCTACAGCACCCCGGAGCACGGCTTCAGCACCGTGCGCTCCTGCAAGATCGAGAGCGGGGC GTGGGCAGGCTTCGAGCACTGCGGCTTCCAGGGGCAGCAGTTCGTGCTGGAGCGCGGCGAGTACCCGTGCTGGGAGGCGTGGAGCGGCAGCAACGCCTACCACGTGGAGAGGATGTGCTCCTTCCGCCCCATCGCCTGCGCC GACCACGGACGGAGCAGGTTGATGCTCTTTGAGGAGGAGAACTTCCAGGGCAAGCGGGCAGAGATGAGCGACGACTGCCCCTCGCTGCccgccctgggctggggcagcagcaccgTGGGCTCCTTCCTTGTCCGCTCCGGAGC GTGGGTCTGCTCGCAGTACCCGGGCTACCGGGGCTTCCAGTACCTCCTGGAGAGCGACAGCCCCGCGGGCGAGTACAAGCACGTGCGGGAGTGGGGGTCCCACGCGCAGACGGGCCAGGTCCAGTCCATCCGCAGGGTCCAGCAGTGA
- the TPST2 gene encoding protein-tyrosine sulfotransferase 2, whose translation MRVTTRRVLLLLGSVAALMVTLHLGQQVLECQQVLSERRHRLMRPENEELVMVDANHVEYRYSKDMPLIFIGGVPRSGTTLMRAMLDAHPEVRCGEETRIIPRVLAMRQAWSKSGREKMRLDEAGVTDQVLDAAMQAFILEVIAKHGEPARYLCNKDPFTLKSSVYLSRLFPNSKFLLMVRDGRASVHSMITRKVTIAGFDLNSYRDCLTKWNKAIEVMYSQCLEIGRARCLPVYYEQLVLHPEQSMHNIMRFLDISWSDTVLHHEELIGKPGGVSLSKIERSTDQVIKPVNMEALSKWIGHIPGDVLQDMAHIAPMLARLGYDPYANPPNYGHPDPLVVNNTHRVLKGDYKTPANLKGHLQVTQNTSSSH comes from the exons atgCGGGTCACCACGCgcagggtgctgctgctgctgggctcggTGGCAGCCCTGATGGTGACCCTGCACCTCGGGCAGCAGGTCCTGGAGTGCCAGCAGGTCCTGAGCGAGAGGAGGCACAGGCTGATGAGGCCGGAGAACGAGGAGCTGGTGATGGTGGATGCCAACCACGTGGAGTACCGGTACAGCAAGGACATGCCCCTGATCTTCATCGGCGGCGTCCCCCGCAGCGGCACCACGCTGATGAGGGCCATGCTGGACGCCCACCCCGAGGTGCGCTGCGGGGAGGAGACGCGCATCATCCCCCGCGTGCTGGCCATGCGCCAGGCCTGGTCCAAGTCCGGCCGCGAGAAGATGCGGCTGGACGAGGCGGGGGTGACGGACCAGGTGCTGGACGCGGCCATGCAGGCCTTCATCCTGGAGGTGATCGCCAAGCACGGCGAGCCAGCCAGGTACCTGTGCAACAAGGACCCCTTCACGCTCAAGTCCTCCGTGTACCTGTCCCGGCTGTTCCCCAACTCCAAGTTCCTGCTGATGGTGCGGGACGGGCGCGCCTCGGTGCACTCCATGATCACGCGCAAGGTGACCATCGCCGGCTTCGACCTGAACAGCTACCGGGACTGCCTGACCAAGTGGAACAAGGCCATCGAGGTGATGTATTCCCAGTGCCTGGAGATCGGCCGCGCCCGCTGCCTGCCCGTCTACTACGAGCAGCTGGTGCTGCACCCCGAGCAGTCCATGCACAACATCATGAGGTTCCTGGACATCTCCTGGAGCGACACGGTGCTGCACCACGAGGAGCTCATCGGGAAACCCGGTGGGGTGTCCCTTTCCAA GATAGAGAGGTCAACAGACCAGGTGATCAAGCCGGTGAACATGGAGGCGTTATCCAAGTGGATCGGGCACATCCCGGGGGATGTGCTGCAGGACATGGCCCACATCGCCCCCATGCTCGCCAGGCTGGGCTACGACCCCTACGCCAACCCCCCCAACTACGGCCACCCCGACCCCCTGGTTGTCAACAACACGCACAGA GTTTTAAAGGGGGATTATAAAACACCGGCCAATCTCAAAGGTCACCTGCAG GTGACTCAGAACACGTCATCTTCTCACTAA